Proteins encoded in a region of the Panthera tigris isolate Pti1 chromosome B2, P.tigris_Pti1_mat1.1, whole genome shotgun sequence genome:
- the ZFP57 gene encoding zinc finger protein 57 homolog, translating into MPKPEASAEPLHLLRFPETKSPGKECGQPGGPGQAGREPETDTMEKPIQCVQKLLPRVEEDVQQEAARREYRWRAWVQKPVTFEDVAVNFTQEEWMYLDAGQRALYQDVMSETVRNLMSVDLVTKLEEEQWRTELQLQPPNGEGLLSGSRKQELPEGSPSSRGRDEEVPLACKGSGQPCAPVGSRPRAPGCSAPQAGPPFPCHVCGRTFRKRSNLHSHQFVHNPHKTNSCSQCGRSFRNPRDLSYHRRMHLGERPFCCPLCDKTYCDASGLSRHRRVHLGYRPHSCALCGKGFRDQSELKRHQKTHQNQKPVARDWKHVVSPPGSSTLSWEPLDRSQASSREPAAGTRKPVFATKGPVAQTQPPTDRKQAIAVKPQAPATATPGPETGTQEPDTRAPAKPSGLQVSSGPHCAPMLSGRTSPSSHHKAHVSEPRCCFRCGKAFGSLSGLARHQHTHWRQQVYRCPVCDVCFGDKEGLVGHWGASKGKDPCLGSPHACRAILAQWLGFFRDTSPLAGKEPVVPRDLGPGPPGEGRGEGRGGAEPRKQVRP; encoded by the exons ATGCCGAAGCCGGAGGCGTCCGCAGAGCCCCTCCATCTGCTGCGTTTCCCGGAGACCAAAAGCCCCGGGAAGGAGTGCGGCCAGCCTGGGGGGCCGGGCCAGGCGGGGAGAGAGCCGGAAACAGACACCATGGAGAAGCCCATCCAGTGTGTGCAGAAACTGCTCCCTCGGGTGGAGGAAGACGTCCAGCAGGAAGCCGCACGGAGAGAGTACAGGTGGAGGGCGTGGGTGCAG AAGCCAGTCACCTTTGAGGACGTGGCAGTGAACTTCACCCAGGAGGAGTGGATGTATCTAGATGCCGGTCAGAGGGCCCTGTACCAGGACGTTATGTCAGAGACCGTCAGAAACCTGATGTCTGTAG ATCTGGTCACGAAGCTTGAAGAAGAACAGTGGAGGACTgagctccagctccagcccccAAATGGAGAAGGCCTCCTTTCAG gaagcaggaagcaggagctTCCAGAAGGGAGTCCAAGCAGCAGGGGCAGAGATGAGGAGGTCCCCCTTGCTTGCAAAGGCTCAGGACAACCCTGTGCCCCCGTGGGTTCCAggcccagggcccctgggtgttCAGCCCCCCAGGCCGGGCCACCGTTCCCCTGCCACGTGTGTGGCAGGACTTTCAGGAAGCGCTCCAACCTGCACAGCCACCAGTTTGTGCACAATCCCCACAAGACTAACAGCTGCAGCCAGTGTGGGAGGTCGTTCCGGAACCCCAGGGACCTCAGCTACCACAGGCGCATGCACCTGGGGGAGAGGCCCTTCTGCTGCCCACTCTGTGACAAGACCTACTGCGACGCCTCGGGGCTGAGCCGTCACCGCCGTGTGCACCTGGGCTACCGGCCCCACTCCTGTGCCCTCTGTGGAAAGGGCTTCCGGGACCAGTCTGAGCTCAAACGCCACCAGAAGACCCACCAAAACCAGAAGCCGGTGGCCAGGGACTGGAAGCATGTTGTGAGCCCTCCAGGTTCCAGCACTCTGTCTTGGGAGCCCCTGGACAGGAGCCAGGCGAGCAGCCGGGAGCCCGCGGCCGGGACCCGAAAACCTGTATTTGCAACCAAGGGTCCTGTAGCTCAGACCCAGCCACCTACAGACAGGAAGCAGGCGATCGCTGTGAAGCCTCAGGCACCGGCCACGGCAACCCCGGGGCCTGAGACTGGGACCCAAGAGCCTGACACCAGAGCCCCAGCGAAGCCTTCAGGACTCCAGGTCTCCTCTGGCCCTCACTGTGCTCCGATGCTGAGCGGGAGAACCTCTCCGTCCAGCCACCACAAGGCCCACGTCTCCGAGCCACGCTGCTGCTTCCGCTGTGGCAAGGCCTTCGGGTCCCTGTCGGGGCTGGCCAGACACCAGCACACGCACTGGAGGCAGCAGGTGTACCGCTGCCCCGTCTGTGACGTCTGCTTTGGGGACAAGGAGGGCCTCGTGGGCCACTGGGGGGCTTCCAAAGGCAAGGACCCGTGTCTGGGCAGCCCCCACGCATGCCGGGCGATCCTGGCCCAGTGGCTTGGCTTCTTCCGAGACACCTCCCCTTTGGCAGGAAAGGAGCCGGTTGTGCCCCGGGATCTGGGCCCTGGGCCcccaggagagggcaggggggaggggagagggggtgcagagccgAGAAAGCAAGTGAGGCCGTGA
- the MOG gene encoding myelin-oligodendrocyte glycoprotein, translated as MASAWSSPPPSLPSLLLLLLLQLSFSYAGQFRVIGPGHPIRALVGDEAELPCRMHPGKNATGMEVGWYRPPFSRVVHLYRNGRDQDAEQAPEYRGRTELLKDNMGEGKVTLRIRKVRFSDEGGFTCFFRDHSYQEEAAMELKVEDPFYWINPGVLVLMAVLPVLLLQISLGLVYLCLQHRLRGKLRAEIENLHRTFDPHFLRVPCWKITLFTLVPVLGPLLALVICYNWLHRRLAGQFLEELRNPF; from the exons ATGGCAAGCGCGTGGAGCTCCCCTCCAcccagccttccctccctcctcctcctcctcctcctccagctgtcCTTCAGCTACGCAG GACAGTTCAGGGTCATAGGACCCGGCCACCCCATCCGGGCTCTGGTGGGGGATGAAGCAGAGCTGCCGTGCCGCATGCACCCGGGGAAGAACGCCACGGGCATGGAGGTGGGGTGGTACCGGCCCCCCTTCTCCAGGGTGGTCCATCTCTACCGCAACGGCCGGGATCAGGACGCGGAGCAGGCCCCCGAGTACCGGGGGCGGACGGAGCTGCTGAAGGACAACATGGGCGAGGGCAAGGTGACCCTCAGGATCCGGAAGGTCAGGTTCTCAGATGAAGGAGGCTTCACCTGCTTCTTCCGGGACCATTCCTACCAGGAGGAGGCCGCGATGGAGCTCAAAGTGGAGG ATCCCTTCTACTGGATCAACCCCGGGGTGCTGGTCCTGATGGCTGTCCTCCCCGTGCTCCTCCTGCAGATCTCGCTGGGCCTCGTCTACCTCTGCCTGCAGCACAGACTGAGAG GAAAACTTCGGGCAGAGATAG AGAATCTCCACCGGACTTTCG ACCCGCACTTCCTGAGGGTGCCCTGCTGGAAGATCACCCTGTTCACGCTGGTGCCGGTGCTCGGACCCCTGCTTGCCCTGGTCATCTGCTACAACTGGCTGCATCGGAGACTGGCAG ggCAATTTCTTGAAGAGCTAA GAAACCCCTTCTGA